A stretch of Physeter macrocephalus isolate SW-GA chromosome 6, ASM283717v5, whole genome shotgun sequence DNA encodes these proteins:
- the SLC38A1 gene encoding sodium-coupled neutral amino acid symporter 1 isoform X3, producing MMHFKSGLELTELQNMTVPEDDNISNDSNDFTEVENGQINRVLLTSVTLLSIYSINLLLICSKETGCMVYEKLGEQVFGTTGKLVIFGATSLQNTGAMLSYLFIVKNELPSAIKFLMGKEETFSAWYVDGRLLVVVVTFGIILPLCLLKNLGYLGYTSGFSLSCMVFFLIVVIYKKFQIPCIVPELNSTISANSTNADMCTPKYVTFNSKTVYALPTIAFAFVCHPSVLPIYSELKDRSQKKMQMVSNISFFAMFVMYFLTAIFGYLTFYENVHSDLLHKYQSKDDILILTVRLAVIVAVILTVPVLFFTVRSSLFELAKKTKFNLCRHVLVTFILLVIINLLVIFIPSMKDIFGVVGVTSANMLIFILPSSLYLKITSQDGDKGTQQIWAALFLGLGVVFSLVSIPLVIYDWACSSSGDEGH from the exons ggTACTTTTGACTTCAGTAACACTGCTGTCTATATATTCAATCAACCTTCTGTTGATCTGTTCAAAGGAAACAG GCTGCATGGTTTATGAAAAGCTGGGAGAACAGGTCTTTGGCACCACAGGGAAACTTGTCATCTTTGGAGCCACCTCCCTACAGAACACTGGAG CAATGCTGAGCTACCTCTTCATAGTAAAAAATGAACTACCCTCTGCCATAAAGTTTCTaatgggaaaggaagagacaTTTTC AGCCTGGTACGTGGATGGCCGCCTTCTGGTGGTGGTAGTTACCTTTGGCATaattctccctctgtgtctcttgaAGAACTTAG gcTATCTTGGCTATACTAGTGGATTCTCCTTGAGCTGTATggtttttttcctaattgtg gTTATATACAAGAAATTTCAAATTCCCTGCATTGTTCCAGAGCTAAATTCAACAATAAGTGCTAATTCAACAAATGCTGACATGTGTACGCCAAAATATGTTACCTTCAATTCAAAG acCGTGTATGCTTTACCAACAATTGCATTTGCATTTGTCTGCCACCCGTCTGTCCTGCCAATTTACAGCGAGCTTAAAGA tcGATCACAGAAAAAGATGCAGATGGTTTCAAATATCTCCTTTTTCGCCATGTTTGTTATGTATTTCTTGACTGCCATTTTTGGCTACTTGACATTCTATG AAAACGTGCATTCGGACCTCCTCCACAAGTATCAGAGTAAAGATGACATCCTCATCCTGACCGTGCGGCTGGCTGTCATTGTCGCTGTCATCCTCACGGTGCCGGTGTTATTTTTCACG gttCGTTCTTCTTTATTTGAACTGGctaagaaaacaaagtttaattTATGTCGTCATGTCTTGGTGACCTTCATACTCCTGGTTATTATCAACTTGTTGGTGATCTTCATACCCTCCATGAAGGATATTTTTGGAGTCGTAG gagTTACGTCTGCTAATATgcttattttcattcttccttcatctctttatttaaaaatcacaagccAAGATGGAGATAAAGGAACTCAACAAATTTGG GCTGCCCTTTTCTTGGGTCTGGGGGTGGTGTTTTCCCTGGTCAGCATTCCCTTGGTTATCTACGACTGGGCCTGCTCATCAAGTGGTGATGAAGGCCACTGA
- the SLC38A1 gene encoding sodium-coupled neutral amino acid symporter 1 isoform X4 has protein sequence MTMVLLTSVTLLSIYSINLLLICSKETGCMVYEKLGEQVFGTTGKLVIFGATSLQNTGAMLSYLFIVKNELPSAIKFLMGKEETFSAWYVDGRLLVVVVTFGIILPLCLLKNLGYLGYTSGFSLSCMVFFLIVVIYKKFQIPCIVPELNSTISANSTNADMCTPKYVTFNSKTVYALPTIAFAFVCHPSVLPIYSELKDRSQKKMQMVSNISFFAMFVMYFLTAIFGYLTFYENVHSDLLHKYQSKDDILILTVRLAVIVAVILTVPVLFFTVRSSLFELAKKTKFNLCRHVLVTFILLVIINLLVIFIPSMKDIFGVVGVTSANMLIFILPSSLYLKITSQDGDKGTQQIWAALFLGLGVVFSLVSIPLVIYDWACSSSGDEGH, from the exons ggTACTTTTGACTTCAGTAACACTGCTGTCTATATATTCAATCAACCTTCTGTTGATCTGTTCAAAGGAAACAG GCTGCATGGTTTATGAAAAGCTGGGAGAACAGGTCTTTGGCACCACAGGGAAACTTGTCATCTTTGGAGCCACCTCCCTACAGAACACTGGAG CAATGCTGAGCTACCTCTTCATAGTAAAAAATGAACTACCCTCTGCCATAAAGTTTCTaatgggaaaggaagagacaTTTTC AGCCTGGTACGTGGATGGCCGCCTTCTGGTGGTGGTAGTTACCTTTGGCATaattctccctctgtgtctcttgaAGAACTTAG gcTATCTTGGCTATACTAGTGGATTCTCCTTGAGCTGTATggtttttttcctaattgtg gTTATATACAAGAAATTTCAAATTCCCTGCATTGTTCCAGAGCTAAATTCAACAATAAGTGCTAATTCAACAAATGCTGACATGTGTACGCCAAAATATGTTACCTTCAATTCAAAG acCGTGTATGCTTTACCAACAATTGCATTTGCATTTGTCTGCCACCCGTCTGTCCTGCCAATTTACAGCGAGCTTAAAGA tcGATCACAGAAAAAGATGCAGATGGTTTCAAATATCTCCTTTTTCGCCATGTTTGTTATGTATTTCTTGACTGCCATTTTTGGCTACTTGACATTCTATG AAAACGTGCATTCGGACCTCCTCCACAAGTATCAGAGTAAAGATGACATCCTCATCCTGACCGTGCGGCTGGCTGTCATTGTCGCTGTCATCCTCACGGTGCCGGTGTTATTTTTCACG gttCGTTCTTCTTTATTTGAACTGGctaagaaaacaaagtttaattTATGTCGTCATGTCTTGGTGACCTTCATACTCCTGGTTATTATCAACTTGTTGGTGATCTTCATACCCTCCATGAAGGATATTTTTGGAGTCGTAG gagTTACGTCTGCTAATATgcttattttcattcttccttcatctctttatttaaaaatcacaagccAAGATGGAGATAAAGGAACTCAACAAATTTGG GCTGCCCTTTTCTTGGGTCTGGGGGTGGTGTTTTCCCTGGTCAGCATTCCCTTGGTTATCTACGACTGGGCCTGCTCATCAAGTGGTGATGAAGGCCACTGA